In Apium graveolens cultivar Ventura chromosome 10, ASM990537v1, whole genome shotgun sequence, the following are encoded in one genomic region:
- the LOC141690869 gene encoding protein HESO1-like, with protein MSFYGLVEHTLRDILLLINPTRDDWGIRFHIIEDIRAAVQTVEILRGATVEPFGSFVSNLFTRWGDLDISIEILTNSYISNTAKKQKQNLLRDVLKALRSKGTWRKLKYIGNARVPILKLEHNLQNISCDISINNLNGQMKSKLLFWINDIDGRFRDMVLLVKEWAKAHDINDSKSGSLNSYSLSLLIIFHFQTCVPAILPPLKDIYPGNLSDDLKDCMNCSWLHLNRRYILCTHGLRTVAEKHVEEICAANINKFRLDKSRQINESSLSTLLISFFAKVLIFLISKHILAYNLDNYEFMTCQNDKHNSIYGLHVYNST; from the exons ATGAGTTTCTACGGTCTAGTGGAGCATACTCTGAGGGATATTCTTCTGCTGATCAATCCTACGAGGGACGATTGGGGAATAAGATTTCATATTATTGAAGACATTCGAGCTGCTGTTCAGACTGTCGAAATTCTTAGAG GTGCAACGGTGGAGCCGTTTGGATCATTTGTATCTAATCTCTTCACAAGGTGGGGAGATTTGGATATATCAATAGAAATATTAACTAATTCATATATTTCGAATACggctaagaagcaaaagcaaaacTTGTTAAGAGATGTTCTGAAAGCTCTTAGAAGTAAAG GTACGTGGCGTAAGCTCAAATATATTGGTAATGCTAGAGTACCCATCTTAAAGTTGGAGCACAACCTTCAAAATATCTCTTGTGATATCTCCATCAATAATTTGAACGGTCAAATGAAGTCCAAGTTGCTGTTCTGGATCAATGATATTGATGGACGCTTTCGTGATATGGTTTTGCTA GTCAAGGAATGGGCCAAAGCACATGATATCAATGATTCAAAGTCTGGGTCTTTGAATTCATATTCTCTCAGTTTGCTGATTATCTTTCATTTTCAG ACATGCGTACCTGCAATTCTACCTCCTCTTAAAGATATATATCCAGGAAATTTGTCGGATGACCTTAAAG ATTGTATGAATTGCAGCTGGCTTCATCTTAATCGAAGATATATTCTCTGCACCCATG GTTTGAGAACTGTTGCTGAGAAACATGTTGAAGAAATATGTGCTGCAAACATAAACAAGTTTCGATTGGATAAGTCTAGGCAGATAAACGAAAGTTCTTTATCTACTCTGCTCATTTCTTTTTTCGCGAAGGTACTTATCTTTTTGATCTCCAAACATATTTTGGCATATAATTTAGACAACTATGAATTTATGACCTGCCAAAATGACAAACACAATTCAATTTATGGTTTACATGTATATAACAGTACTTAA